TCCCCAGAGCGTGGTGGCGGCTCATTGTTTTAAAAATTTTTCTCATTTAGCTGTGGCCACCTTGGGCATTGGTTTGTGTTGCAGTTGTCCGGTGTCCCCTGTCCTTTTCAGAAAGATGCTACTTGTTGGCTGGCAGCTATGAACGCGGGGCCTGCTGTGCCTTTTCCGGGGTTTTCCCTGGCGCCCTTCGCCACGGTTGGCTAATACCATCTGTTGGGTTCGGATCTGTTAACTGCTTGGTAAGCGTTGTTTGTGAATCCTCGAATCGACAGCTTTCCAACGCCTGCCGGTTCGAATCAACGTTTCGTGGCTGTTAAAGGGCTCCGGTTTTGGCAGGGTTTACAGCTCGTGGGTCCTTCCGTGCCTTAACAATGCATTTTAAGCGGACGGGGCAGAACGCTGAGTGCTTGCCCCAAGTTTCTGATTTGGTTCGGTTTTACTACATTAAACCAGCGGCGGAACACCCCGCCGCTTAAATGCTGGGCCGTTATTTGCCTACCCTCCTCTAGAATTTAGAAGCTAATTCAGAATTCGTTCATCAATTGCAGATTATACGTCAATGACGTACTTTTCCTGAAAACTAACCGTTACTAAATGGAGTTCTTTGAAACGCCCATTTTTACGAAGCTGATTCAAAAACTGATTTCAGATAAGGAATATCACCTGCTTCAATTGCAGTTGTCTGTCCGGCCGGAGTCCGGAGATATTATCAAAGGAAGCGGCGGCATCCGAAAGCTGAGATGGGCCGGATCTGGACGTGGAAAACGAGGCGGCATCCGTGTGATATATTATTACTTCACCGAGGATAATCAAATTTATATGCTTTATGCATATCCGAAGAGCAAAAAAGACGATCTCACCGCAGATCAATTGAAGCAACTGAAACAACTGGTTGAGGACCAACTGTCATGAATGATGAAATGTTTAATGAATTACTTGAAAGTGTGAAGCAGGCCGGAAACATGCGGAAAGGCAAACGTAAACCGTCCAGGTATACCGTGATTGAAGAGCCTGATGTTGTGGCGATCCGTGAAAAGTACGATATGACCCAGCAAGAGTTTTCTTCTCTTCTTGGAATTAGCGTGGGTACACTCAGAAATTGGGAACAAGGAAGGCGAAAGCCACAAGGACCGGCAAAAGTGCTATTGAAAATTGCTGAAAAGAGACCCAAAGCAATTTTAGATTCTTTATCGTAAGCCAATCGTCAAATAACCAGCGGCTCAACCGGACGGTATTTGTATTTCAGTCATTGGAAAGCTGTTTGATCCGCCGGTTAGCCGCTAAACCGTTATGCCGCTTACCCTAAATTAAAATCATGAACAAACTTTTAAATCAGATTTTTGGGTTTCAAGAGCCTGTAGATCAAAAATTTTATTTTACTGTTGGCTTGTCACTCATGCTTGGCAAATACCTTGTAGATATGTTTGTCATATATATGGTTGCAGGCATTTTCTGGACACCGATTGATTACTTAATTCCTCTTCTTGAAGTTCGAGCTGATAAAATTTCGGAGTTCCCGCTTTGGTTTTATTTCACTTTTATTATTTGGACTCTACCTTTTATTTGGGTAGGTGTTAGCATGACTTATCGAAGGGCTATTGACGCAGGTAAATCACCATGGTATGTTTTGGGATTTTTTCTGCCGGTACTGAACTACTTAGTCATGCTGTGGTTATGCATTCAACCTTCCAAGCCAATTCAAACAGGAAAAACAGATCAAAAAAATACATCTTCAGAGGATCGGTTTAAACATGCACTTATAGGTGTAATAGCAAGTATTATTGCCGGTATTGCTGTTATTCTGATAGCTGTTTTCATATTTGACAGTTACGGTTTATCTGTATTCGTTCTTGTACCGTTTTTGATAGGCTTGATTGCAACCTATTTGTTTAATGCAAAAGGAATTCGAAGTCTTAAAGAATCCAATTGGGTTGCGTTTATTGCATTGGGAATTCTCAGTGGATCAGTAATACTATTTTCTCTTGAAGGCCTTATTTGTGTAGCTATGGCTCTTCCTCTAGCGATTCCTATAGTTTTTTTAGGCGCTGTTCTGGGGAGAAAAATTGCGACAAATCGTGTCTCATATTTACAAGGTGGTTTACCAATTCTGATTTTATTCCCTGCCTTTTTAGCGTTTGATTCAATTTCTCCCCAATCATCAACATTTTCGGTCACAACCTCTGTTGAGATTTCTGCTGATATTAATAAAGTTTGGGATAACGTGATTGAATTCAATGAAATTGAACAAGATCCAGAGTGGTTTTTCAAACTTGGCATCGCT
This DNA window, taken from Rhodohalobacter mucosus, encodes the following:
- a CDS encoding type II toxin-antitoxin system RelE/ParE family toxin; the encoded protein is MEFFETPIFTKLIQKLISDKEYHLLQLQLSVRPESGDIIKGSGGIRKLRWAGSGRGKRGGIRVIYYYFTEDNQIYMLYAYPKSKKDDLTADQLKQLKQLVEDQLS
- the nadS gene encoding NadS family protein translates to MNDEMFNELLESVKQAGNMRKGKRKPSRYTVIEEPDVVAIREKYDMTQQEFSSLLGISVGTLRNWEQGRRKPQGPAKVLLKIAEKRPKAILDSLS
- a CDS encoding DUF805 domain-containing protein, whose protein sequence is MNKLLNQIFGFQEPVDQKFYFTVGLSLMLGKYLVDMFVIYMVAGIFWTPIDYLIPLLEVRADKISEFPLWFYFTFIIWTLPFIWVGVSMTYRRAIDAGKSPWYVLGFFLPVLNYLVMLWLCIQPSKPIQTGKTDQKNTSSEDRFKHALIGVIASIIAGIAVILIAVFIFDSYGLSVFVLVPFLIGLIATYLFNAKGIRSLKESNWVAFIALGILSGSVILFSLEGLICVAMALPLAIPIVFLGAVLGRKIATNRVSYLQGGLPILILFPAFLAFDSISPQSSTFSVTTSVEISADINKVWDNVIEFNEIEQDPEWFFKLGIAYPVRATIEGQGVGAIRYCEFSTGPFVEPITVWNEPVHLAFDVIEQPASLQELSFYDNVNAPHIHDFFRSTNGEFRLTSVDNNKTLLEGTTWYKMEIYPHFYWRPISEWLVGKIHERVLKQIAFQSENPWHNNAN